TGTCAGGGCTCATACGGCGCTCTCCTCTCTGTTATGAACACCAGCCATCAATAGTCCAATACTCTCTCGATTTGCTTCCTCATGTGTACTTTCACCAATGATGGAGCCGTTGTAGATCACTAGAATCCGGTCGGACAAGTGAAGCAGCTCATCTAAATCCTCGGAAATTAACAGTACGCCACTACCTGAACCGCGCAGCTCCATAAGGAGTTCATGAACTCCAGCTGTAGCGCCTACATCCAGTCCTTGCGTCGGATGAACGGCGACCATCAGCTTTGGACGATGACTGATCTCACGTGCGAACAGCAGCTTCTGCTGATTACCACCTGACAATTGCTGTACTGGCGTATCCAGCTCAGGTGTTGTAACGTTAAAGCGCTGGACCAGCTCCTCTGTCCACGAACGGTTCTTCGCGGCCTTCAGGAAACCAAATTTAGAGTGCTCCTCTGAGCGGTAGGATTTGAACAAAAGATTATCCACCGATCCGAGGCGCCCGGCTAAGCCGCTCTTCATCCGGTTCTCCGGCACATGGGAGATTCCTGAATCAATCGCCCCTCTTACCGAAGCTGATTTCACCGTCTTTCCATCAAAAGTGATCTCACCACTTTTCCATCCCCTAAGACCTGTTAACACTTCGGCCAGCTCCTTTTGCCCATTGCCAGCTACCCCAGCTATACCTACAATCTCCCCTTTGCTTACGTTCAGAGAGAAATGATCCAGTGCTTTTTGCCCGTGATCGGCATATACGTCTAAGCCCTTCACTTCTAACAGAGAATCTCCCTCAGGGGCTTCCCGTTCTTGGCGGGTGATGATAACTTCCTTACCTACCATCAAACGAGCTAACTCAAGCTCATCTGTATCCGCAGTAGTCAGCGTAGCGATCATTTTCCCTTTACGCATGACGGAAATTCGATCTGAGGAAGCCATAACCTCTTTCATTTTGTGTGTGGTCATGATGACCGTCTTCCCTGCCTGCTTCATTACACGCAAAGTCTCAAACAGCTGCTCTACCTCACCTGGGGTCAGCACGGAGGTTGGTTCATCCAGAATGATAATGTCAGCTCCGCGATAAAGCGTCTTAACGATTTCAACACGCTGTTGTTCTCCCACGGACAGCTGCCAGATCGGGCGATCCACCGGGAAATTCAGTCCAAACTGCTCCGCTAGTGTCTCTATCTCCTTGCGTTTATTCTTCATCCACTTACGTCCGCGCCAGAAAGACGACTTTTCGCCAAGCACGATATTTTCCGCCGCTGTAAGGCTTTGCACCAGCCTAAAGTTCTGAAATACCATACCTACACCAAGCTGTGCAGCATCTTTAGGAGAACGAATATGAGCTGCTTTCCCATGAATGAAGATTTCGCCTTCATCTGCTCTGTACACCCCTGACAGCATGCTCATCACCGTGCTCTTTCCTGCTCCATTCTCACCAAGCAGTGCATGAATCTCTCCCGCATTTGCCGAAAAGTCGACTTGATCACTGGCGGTTACCGAGCCGAATTTTTTCACAATTCCCCGCATTTCAACTGAAGTTCCCCGCATGGTATGAACGCCTCCTTCCTTCAATTTGTAGGACGGGTGGGGAAGTTTCCGCTTTATGGAATCCGCCCCACCCATAGATCGTGCACATTTTATTCAGTATTTTTTAAAAAGATTATTGCGGGATGGTTCCTTCCACACCTTTAACGAGCCAGTTCATGCCCAGCACTTCCTCAAGGGTCAGTTTTTGACCTTCTTGAACCTTCACATTCCCTTGGTTATCTGAGATCGGACCTGTGAAAACCTCAAGCTCCCCACTGATGATTTTGGCTTTAGCGTCTTCCACAAGCTTTTTCACATCATCTGGGATTTTGTTTCCGAAAGGAGCCAGCTCTACCATACCGTCAGCCATACCCCCGGAATATTGCTCGCTTTTCCACGTTCCGTCCATAACCGCCTGCACAGCTTTTACGTAATAAGGACCCCAATTCCATACCGGATTCGTCAAATAATTGTCCGGAGCGTATTTGCTCATATCCGAGTCATTGCCCCCGGCAAAAGCTCCTCGTTCAGCAGCAGCCTGCAGTGTTGCAGGTGAATCCTGATAGGCCAAAAGTACATCCGCACCCTTATCCAGCAAGCTGATTGCCGCTTGACGTTCGGTCGTCGGGTCATACCATGTATTCGTCCACACCACGTTCACCTTCACATCAGGATTGACGCTTTGTGCTCCAAGGGTAAAAGCATTTAAGTTATAAATCACTTCGCTGATCGGAAAAGCGCCCACATAACCCAGCTGATTGTTTTTGGTCATTTTTCCTGCTACTATACCGCTGAGATAACTGGCTTGATAGTTCTTCCCGAAGTAGGTCCCCATGTTCTCTGCGGTTTTGTAACCCGAAGCATGGAGGAACTTCACATTGGGGAATTTGCCTGCTACATTTAATGTAAAATCCATATATCCAAAGCTCGTTGTAAACACGATATCGTGTGATTGCGCAAGCTCTGTGATGATTCGTTCGGCGTCAGCACTTTCAGGGACATTTTCTACAAAGTCAGCTTTAATCCCAAGCTCCTTCTCCATATACAGCCGCCCTTGATCATGTTGGTATGTGTAGCCGCCATCTCCTGGAGGTCCGATATAAACAAAAGCAACTGTAGGTTTCTTCGCAGCCGGTTCTGTTGTTGCAGTTGCCTCTGTTGCCGCTGTAGTTGTCGCCGGTGCCTCTGTTGCTTTTGCACACCCCACCAAAGCCACCGTCATTAGAACCATTAATGCAAGACAAGATGTTATGAACTGACCCCTTTTTTTCATAATTCTCCTCCTCCAAATCATCTCTCATCATGGCTGCAACCATTAATGTACTTCTACTATACTTAGAGGTGGCCTTGACGTAAATTTATATAACATACGTTTGTATTTGAATATAAGAATCAGAACTTTTTTTGTGTGTAATGCACTAATCGGTTTATTCGAGGTGAGTTACATGTCACATTATATGACTATAGGCGGAAAAGGAACACTCCTTTAGATTACTTTTTAGACTATATCTTCACTTTCCGTTTCTCAGCATCCATTGCTCCTGAATCTCACCAAAATCCTCTTTTGTATCTGCATCCATAAAATAATGGGCAGAAGCAGATTCCAGAACAATCCCCTTATAATCAGGCGAACGCAAAATCCCCGCCGCTCCTCGATCTCCATCCAGTCCCTGCAACGCTGGAAATAACGTCTTCGAGAATAACGCCGGGGGCATAGCCGATCCATTACTGACGCTAGCTACATAATCCATCCCCGGTGATTGTTCAAACGTTTGTATAAGACGGTTCACTAATGCCGTAGTAATAAAAGGCTGATCCGCGAGCGCCACAACTACTGCATCAGGCTGCAAAGGCAGCACAGCATTAAGCCCGCAGCGCAGTGAAAAAGACAAACCTAAATGTGCGGTTAAGCAAGTTTCAGTACGTCTAATCCCTTGCGGTTCAATCGCGGGTGGCAGCCATTCCAAGTTGTCATCCGCACGCACCACGACGATAAGCGGTTCAAGATTGCAGCGATCCAATTCACTAAGCGCGACGCTCCCGAGCGAGACCTCCTGCGACAATTTCAGTGAA
This window of the Paenibacillus sp. FSL R10-2734 genome carries:
- a CDS encoding ABC transporter ATP-binding protein encodes the protein MRGTSVEMRGIVKKFGSVTASDQVDFSANAGEIHALLGENGAGKSTVMSMLSGVYRADEGEIFIHGKAAHIRSPKDAAQLGVGMVFQNFRLVQSLTAAENIVLGEKSSFWRGRKWMKNKRKEIETLAEQFGLNFPVDRPIWQLSVGEQQRVEIVKTLYRGADIIILDEPTSVLTPGEVEQLFETLRVMKQAGKTVIMTTHKMKEVMASSDRISVMRKGKMIATLTTADTDELELARLMVGKEVIITRQEREAPEGDSLLEVKGLDVYADHGQKALDHFSLNVSKGEIVGIAGVAGNGQKELAEVLTGLRGWKSGEITFDGKTVKSASVRGAIDSGISHVPENRMKSGLAGRLGSVDNLLFKSYRSEEHSKFGFLKAAKNRSWTEELVQRFNVTTPELDTPVQQLSGGNQQKLLFAREISHRPKLMVAVHPTQGLDVGATAGVHELLMELRGSGSGVLLISEDLDELLHLSDRILVIYNGSIIGESTHEEANRESIGLLMAGVHNREESAV
- a CDS encoding BMP family ABC transporter substrate-binding protein; the encoded protein is MKKRGQFITSCLALMVLMTVALVGCAKATEAPATTTAATEATATTEPAAKKPTVAFVYIGPPGDGGYTYQHDQGRLYMEKELGIKADFVENVPESADAERIITELAQSHDIVFTTSFGYMDFTLNVAGKFPNVKFLHASGYKTAENMGTYFGKNYQASYLSGIVAGKMTKNNQLGYVGAFPISEVIYNLNAFTLGAQSVNPDVKVNVVWTNTWYDPTTERQAAISLLDKGADVLLAYQDSPATLQAAAERGAFAGGNDSDMSKYAPDNYLTNPVWNWGPYYVKAVQAVMDGTWKSEQYSGGMADGMVELAPFGNKIPDDVKKLVEDAKAKIISGELEVFTGPISDNQGNVKVQEGQKLTLEEVLGMNWLVKGVEGTIPQ
- a CDS encoding NTP transferase domain-containing protein, translated to MSKVSLKLSQEVSLGSVALSELDRCNLEPLIVVVRADDNLEWLPPAIEPQGIRRTETCLTAHLGLSFSLRCGLNAVLPLQPDAVVVALADQPFITTALVNRLIQTFEQSPGMDYVASVSNGSAMPPALFSKTLFPALQGLDGDRGAAGILRSPDYKGIVLESASAHYFMDADTKEDFGEIQEQWMLRNGK